GATACGCATTTGTAACAAGTCTACAGACAGATATacataaagtgctataaaagaaacacttaaagGTGCATTTGAGATGTTTTCCTTCCATTAGTCTGAGAAAATCGCGAAGTTGACAGGTGCATGGAAAAGACTTTACTTGCAGTGTCTCACGTTAAGATCAGATAAATACCTTTATATGGATCCATACACTGATGTCCACATCCATTGCTGCAGCATTTCTGATCATTCAGGCAGTTACTATCACGGGAACACATCTCCACACACAGTCCTACGCCGAGGTTTTTACTTGGACACACTCCTGGCTTTTCTGGTTCTGCACATATGACAGAAAAGCCATAATGACTGGGAGAGGGGGGAGCCACACATGGAAAGCATGCTGACACCCCCACGTATAATATAATTACCTTTATATGGATCCATACACTGATGTCCACATCCATTGCTGCAGCATTTCTGATCATTCGGACAGTTAATATCATGTGAACACATCTCCACACACAGTCCCATGTTTTTACTTGGACACACTCCTGGCTTTTCTGGTTCTGCACACATGACAGAAAAGCcataatgattattttatattatattaatatccTACCATAACCACCACAGTTACATTaagcattttaatatttcattaaaggCTTACAAGTCATGATTAACCCCCGATGATAAAATTGCAGgcaaagaacaaaacatttggaaaataaagaGTTCAGGACAGGAGTGATGGCCGGTAACAACCCTGCAGCCAGGTGAATAGAtccatttacagtaatttaataatgtatatttaattctGTAGCTATATTAATAATGCCCATCTTGGTCATTGTGTTTCTCATATTATGGAAGAAATATAAACAGATAATCTTAACGACTTTAACTACACCAACACAAAGTTTAACTTTCACTGGACGGCTGgctaatgtatatttatacgTTCTGACGGGTGCCTAAAGTCCTATAAGCTcttatttacatacatttctTCACGCTGTGTGATGAAACCGGAAGATCTCACCTGTAGCTGCTCCTTCAGTGTCTGTTGTGCTCAAGCATACAGAGAGACACAACAGAGAAGCaatcaacaaacaacacaaTCGAGCAGTCATCCTCAACCTGAGACCTCACAATACACTCTCCTGAAAAACGCGCTGAATTAGTGGATCAGGAGGCCTTTAAAACACTTCTTGAAAATGCGCTTTTAAGGATTCAAGGAGGCCTGGCGCAACTCCAACTCTGATGTAACTCACCTGCTAGGAGCGTGATCTTGAAGACCCTGATTAggttgttcaggtgtgtttgattaaggatGGAGCCAGTTGATACACGGCAAAACACAGTCACTTGTCGCCATCTCCTGGAGTAGCCTAATTACGTAACCTGCACAAATTGACACTGAACATAGGGTGGATTAGTGTAATGTGGGACACTGACTAATGTGGGACACCTAAGCTTCAGTGCATTTATCTCTTCTTTTACAACATTAAAGTGAACATGCTTGGTGTTGAATTTAAGCAGGGATGTCAAGGTATTGAAATCACTTGACTTTCTGGAAATTATGTCAGAAATGTGGCCATGAAAACAGGAAGTACAGGAAGTACCTCTTGTAAGGTTCACTGAAGTGACAGTGACATAGGATTTagacaaaattaatgttaaggatataaatctgttataaataaaacaatgttctaAATTGTTATCAGATTATTTTTGTGATGTATTTGTACATCAAAGTTTGcaata
The sequence above is a segment of the Onychostoma macrolepis isolate SWU-2019 chromosome 22, ASM1243209v1, whole genome shotgun sequence genome. Coding sequences within it:
- the LOC131530427 gene encoding whey acidic protein-like yields the protein MTARLCCLLIASLLCLSVCLSTTDTEGAATEPEKPGVCPSKNMGLCVEMCSHDINCPNDQKCCSNGCGHQCMDPYKEPEKPGVCPSKNLGVGLCVEMCSRDSNCLNDQKCCSNGCGHQCMDPYKEKPGVCPSKTLRIGVCAEMCSHDGDCPNDEKCCSNGCGHQCMDLHKEKPGSCPRRFFGVGFCAELCAYDIECPNDEKCCRNICGRECTSPFKV